The Arachis ipaensis cultivar K30076 chromosome B05, Araip1.1, whole genome shotgun sequence nucleotide sequence NNNNNNNNNNNNNNNNNNNNNNNNNNNNNNNNNNNNNNNNNNNNNNNNNNNNNNNNNNNNNNNNNNNNNNNNNNNNNNNNNNNNNNNNNNNttttatattttatatttataaatgttGAGTTTGAGAAAAATAGTAACAATAATTTGATGATCACTAACAACATAATTTTGGGATGAAAAAGTGTTTGTGGTAAAATGCatttatgtatatgtatacaaatatattttatatttataaatgttGAGTTTGAGAAAAATAGTAACAATAATTTGATGATCACTAACAACATAATTTTGGGATGAAAATCCAaaaagtgtttgtgatgtgtgtgTTTTGTGCAGAAAACTAAAAACATACCTTTTCTTCTCTAGCCCATTATCATTATACCAAACACTCCAACTAAAtactctctttttttctcttatgATTGTAACCCACGTGACTAACCCctaattaaaaaagaaagagaacTTTCACAAGCAAAAAGAAGTGTTCAGAATAAGGTTCAAGCATTAAGAAAAAGTGAATCACAAAGTCTTCAcattgaaaaagaaagagaaaaaaaaatcaagataAAGCCcaaaaacaaatcaaatcaaatattgaATCAGAAAAAAATCAGCATAATAATTGTTACCATTTTtgtgcaattctaacttattgaAACTGCCCTCCTCCTACATGCACCTATccaataagaagaagaaaatgaaaattgtGTATCTCTGCTACAAATCAAAGGCTAAAAATAAAACTTGGAGCAAAGAATGGATCAATGCCTCAAATCTTTGaagccaaaagaaaaaagaagaaagaaaagcaattagCTAAGAATGCAAGCCAACTTGAATTACTGCTACTGCCTCATCTCTCCTCTGCATTTTTGCTCTGATTTTGGAGATCTTAGAATTTTTGCTATActtttgctatattttttttcttttctgctcttcagttttatcattttttatttcttatcaaTAGAAAAAGACACTATGTGAGGTATTAAAAAAAGTTATTGAGAGAAAAGGTAAAGAGAGAAATCATGGAGAAAAGCCAAAATATTATTTCAATATCTTTTGTATGTATCTCTGTTTTGTATTCATGATCTTGAAAAAATTTCCTTACTAAATTGGGTAAGTACTTAGTAGTTGAAAGTTTAGAGAGTGAATCTAACCAAATCAAACTTGGATAGAAGTTTAGTTTGTTCCAGATAGGATTGGATAAAATCCTAAGAAATTGGCGATTGTAATCTTTGTGAAAGATAGTAAAAATTCCGTCAcaattgtgatggagactggatgtaaacCACATTACACATGGTGGTTGAACTATGATATATGGCGGTATCATTTATATGGCGGTATCACAGAAGTAATTATACGTAACATCGTTGCTGAATATAGAGTTTGATCTAAAATAAACGAAACTTTCTCAAATATAGAATAGTGTGAAACTCAGTTATAGTTTGAGCAAAACACATCACCCAGGCCAGCAAAACCTGTTCATAATCTTAGATCTGTAAATATATACTCAACAAAGAAATAGACTCTAATCACAAAATATATATTCCTTATGCATCTATGATCCTCAATAATAACATGAGTGAAAGAAAGGCTGTAATATAAATCACCAATCTTTTCTGCTTTTTGAAAAACTCTATTGTTTTTACCACCTTGAAGTATCTCTGATCTGAAAGATCATGTAAAATCACCTTCTCCATTGAGGTTGGATCAACTTATCTGAAATTTTACAAAAATCCATAGAACAGTGAGTAAAAGTAAAAAAACACCAGTACCAGTTTAAGCCATGGtttgcttttattttcaattcCTGTATTCTGTTTTCAAGTTTGTTAATGATTCCATACCATGCATAGATTAGAAAACGCCTTTGAATACATTGGACTACTCACTAAAAAGGCAAAAACACAATCTTTAAACTTGGTTTTAAGAGTTTTTCCCATGCATTTTCNNNNNNNNNNNNNNNNNNNNNNNNNNNNNNNNNNNNNNNNNNNNNNNNNNNNNNNNNNNNNNNNNNNNNNNNNNNNNNNNNNNNNNNNNNNNNNNNNNNNNNNNNNNNNNNNNNNNNNNNNNNNNNNNNNNNNNNNNNNNNNNNNNNNNNNNNNNNNNNNNNNNNNNNNNNNNNNNNNNNNNNNNNNNNNNNNNNNNNNNNNNNNNNNNNNNNNNNNNNNNNNNNNNNNNNNNNNNNNNNNNNNNNNNNNNNNNNNNNNNNNNNNNNNNNNNNNNNNNNNNNNNNNNNNNNNNNNNNNNNNNNNNNNNNNNNNNNNNNNNNNNNNNNNNNNNNNNNNNNNNNNNNNNNNNNNNNNNNNNNNNNNNNNNNNNNNNNNNNNNNNNNNNNNNNNNNNNNNNNNNNNNNNNNNNNNNNNNNNNNNNNNNNNNNNNNNTttttgggggggggggggggggcggCTCAGACCAGAGCTGTGACACCAGTTAAGAGTACAAGGAAAGACTGCAGATTCCAATGTGCTTACCTGTTACATCCCTTGAAGACGACAGGGATCTATCAGTCTTTATTGCTCCTTTGCCGCTCAAGGCTACCAATCTTTCTGCTCTGGGAGAAAATGAACCTGACTTGCTATTAAACGAAGATGAAAGCGAATGCCTCCTGGTCATAGCATTTTTGTCTAACAGATCAGCAGCGAACCTTGGGGAGCCTTGTGGTCGTAGCTTAGCCTTTGCCGATTCAGTCGGGGCCATATAACTGGGCAGCCGTGGAGTGCTGTGCAACTCACTATCCTGATCACTGAAATTAGCAGGGAGGGAAGCTCTTCTCTGGCAATTGTTACCAATATAACCATCACCACCATTCAAGTCCTCACCAGCTCCTCGATTTTCTGTATTTATACCATTTGTTATAGTAGTCTGCGAGACAGTAATAAGATCGTTATGCGGCTCAATATCATGCTTGCCTCCTGCTTTCTGTCCAATACTTTTCTCGGGATTGGACTCTTTGTTCTTGGACACTTTCAATGCTTTCCTTTTCTCAGAAGAGGCACTTGTGCCCTGCTCTGATACATCAGCAACAGTATGGTCTGAGATTTTCTTAGTGCTGTGTTTTCTTTTCTCATGGACAATCTCAGATCTATCCACAACAGTCTGAACATGAGCTTTTTTAGGGTTACTAGGCTCCCTAACATGTTTATCTTCTTCTTGTCCAATACTTTTTTCAGGATCAGATTCTTTAGGCTTTGACACTGCCAAATCTTTCTTTTTCTCTGGTGTAGCACTTGTGCCCTGCTCCAATACAGCACTAACAGTATGATCCGAGTCTTTCATAGCGCTGTGTTTTCTTTTCTCATTGTCACTATCAGCTCTATCTTCAGCATTCTGACTGACAATTTTTTCAGGACTACGTGGCTCATTATCGAGCTTGTCTTCTTTTTGTCCGAGACATTTCTCGGGATCAGATTCTTTAGGCTTTGACACTGTCGAATCTATCTTGTTCTCGGGAGAGGCTGTTGTGCCCGGATCGACAATATCATCTGAAACGTTTTTACTACTGTGCTTTTGTTTCTCATTAACACCCTCAGATCTATCTACAACATTCTGCATGCAAGATTTCTCAAGACTATTCGGCTCAGTATCATGATTCTCTTCTTCTGGTTGACCAAGACTTTTCTTTGCTTCTGACTCTTTAGACTTTGACAGTGTTGAATCTTTCATTTTCTCCGAAGAGGCGCTTGACACCTGCTCTGAAACATCAGCAACAGTATGCTCTGAACTTCTTTTAgtactttgttttcttttttcagcAACCACCTCAGATCTATCTGAACCATTCTGCAGGCGAGTTTTTTTCAAACTATTTTTCTCTGCTTCCTTTTGCGTATTTTCCTGAGCTGAAATTGATGGGCTGTTCAAATCCTTTTTCGGACGCTGTTTATATTTGTAAGAACCTGAAATTGTGCCATCATCAGCTTTCACTGTAGGGGATTTCTGTGTAGTTCTTTTGACTTGCTTCCTTTTAACTGCTTGATTACTGCAACTTTTCTCATCAGAGACCGGGTCAAGTTTCTTCTTCACACCCTGAAGAGGGGCTGAAAAGTACCTTGTCCAGTGGTCAAGCCATTTCCAAGCTAAGTTAGGTTCATTAGGATCACAACTGAGAGATGATGGAACCACAGAGCCCGATGAAGCCAGAAGCTGAAACAGATCAAGATGCATAATGAGTCTCTATCAAAACCAAACTTTAGGAAACAACTTAGTTTCAAACAACAATGATGAAAATGGGAAAAATGGAAAAACCTTTGCTATACCATTCGTGTACATAAATCATATCGATGAAAAAAACATTGGAGTGGACATCAGTTTTATTGTTTACAACGCAGGAAAAGATGGGCAGCTTGAGAATACTCAATACTGGATGTTAATTAAGAAACTTGAGTTATGTCTAAGAATACAGAGAATAGAAAATGTGGTGCAGTCAAGATCAAGAATATAAAAAACACCACACAAAACACGACCCAAAGAAAGAATGCTCGATACTATCACTGTTCTTTTATTTCAGAAATATTATCATACACCTAAGGAAGAGTAAATCATACTGA carries:
- the LOC107643525 gene encoding protein IQ-DOMAIN 31, with translation MGKGRSPGKWIKNFILGRKSSSKSNSSKKNNISKLNKNDVLDSSEVSVSDPTVDSLVISAPISGANANNGVLSEKNKSSTERDILSTGGRESRAQADGAFGSQGDHENPKLTEAAIKVQAACRGYQARRTFQMLKGIIQLQALIRGQLVRKQAVSALYCVKGIVKFQALARGYIVRHSDIGLEVLKIRKDAQNSNSIQVATSTQAEKLPESVFVCKLLASSGSVVPSSLSCDPNEPNLAWKWLDHWTRYFSAPLQGVKKKLDPVSDEKSCSNQAVKRKQVKRTTQKSPTVKADDGTISGSYKYKQRPKKDLNSPSISAQENTQKEAEKNSLKKTRLQNGSDRSEVVAEKRKQSTKRSSEHTVADVSEQVSSASSEKMKDSTLSKSKESEAKKSLGQPEEENHDTEPNSLEKSCMQNVVDRSEGVNEKQKHSSKNVSDDIVDPGTTASPENKIDSTVSKPKESDPEKCLGQKEDKLDNEPRSPEKIVSQNAEDRADSDNEKRKHSAMKDSDHTVSAVLEQGTSATPEKKKDLAVSKPKESDPEKSIGQEEDKHVREPSNPKKAHVQTVVDRSEIVHEKRKHSTKKISDHTVADVSEQGTSASSEKRKALKVSKNKESNPEKSIGQKAGGKHDIEPHNDLITVSQTTITNGINTENRGAGEDLNGGDGYIGNNCQRRASLPANFSDQDSELHSTPRLPSYMAPTESAKAKLRPQGSPRFAADLLDKNAMTRRHSLSSSFNSKSGSFSPRAERLVALSGKGAIKTDRSLSSSRDVTDKLIQPQWRR